The DNA region AATACCTAACTCAACTAAAGCAGCAAAATCACTAGGCCTTGAAGAAACAAAATAACCATAACTTAGAGCACATAAACATcgaaaagaagaagcaaaagctCCACCATTTCATTTCaacaaaaactaattttaattttcaagatttcagctcaaatcttctaaaaaAGCACACACAtttgaatattatatatacaaaaatatgttTCACAACTAGCGCTGCAGAATCAAATTCCGCAATTGAAATGAACTTCAATTACAACAATCAGTGAAAGGAAAATCCAGCTACTTGAATGAAATTTcaggaaaaagaaggaaagattACCAGAGTCGGATTGGAACCACGGGAAAGATCGAAAAGGATCATCACCGGATAGGTTGGAAGAGTCATCGGTGGCTTTGACCACGATATGATGGCGAGAAAAACGAGATGATGAGAAATTGAATGAGGATCTGAAAAGCGGGGAGAGAGGAGATGATAGCGTGGAACGAGAAATTGATGCAAGAGAAGAAGGGAATCTGAATCTTGAGGAGATGATAGCGGTGGAAGAAGCCCTAGCAATGGCGGTGGAGTTTCAGCGGCCACCAAGCACCCCTTTC from Arachis hypogaea cultivar Tifrunner chromosome 10, arahy.Tifrunner.gnm2.J5K5, whole genome shotgun sequence includes:
- the LOC112714536 gene encoding uncharacterized protein, which encodes MEERRKGCLVAAETPPPLLGLLPPLSSPQDSDSLLLLHQFLVPRYHLLSPRFSDPHSISHHLVFLAIISWSKPPMTLPTYPVMILFDLSRGSNPTLKFNGFTRIELHCSPLMDWCRLEAPSPLAMLALQM